A single genomic interval of Ruminococcus sp. NK3A76 harbors:
- a CDS encoding AAA family ATPase — protein sequence MGKVIAVSNQKGGVGKSTTVVNLAAVLGKNGKKVLIVDFDPQGNTTTSFAIKKSRIRNTIYEVITDKCDLLESITATEFTGVSVVPTTQDLSGAAVKLISQQNRATRLRSKLENARGFYDYVFIDCPPTLDMLTINALAAADSVLIPLQCEFLSLEGLVELSDTIKRVRQSYNPTLEVEGILFTMYVERYKLTAQVTGQVRKKFGKLVFDTVIPRNVAISEAPSYGEPVIYYDKKSKGARAYEELAKEMIKRDRKKSVKPKKN from the coding sequence ATGGGAAAGGTCATAGCCGTTTCAAACCAGAAGGGCGGCGTGGGAAAATCCACAACAGTGGTCAACCTTGCGGCAGTCCTCGGTAAGAATGGTAAAAAGGTGCTCATAGTCGATTTTGACCCGCAGGGCAATACGACCACGAGCTTTGCAATAAAAAAGAGCCGTATCAGAAATACGATCTACGAGGTCATAACAGATAAGTGCGACCTGCTCGAATCAATAACAGCTACAGAGTTCACAGGCGTATCAGTCGTGCCGACAACGCAGGATCTGTCGGGCGCTGCGGTAAAGCTCATAAGCCAGCAAAACCGTGCGACACGCCTTCGCTCAAAGCTCGAGAACGCACGGGGGTTTTATGACTATGTGTTCATCGATTGTCCGCCGACACTCGATATGCTCACGATAAACGCTCTCGCAGCAGCCGACTCGGTGCTCATACCGCTCCAGTGCGAGTTCCTGTCGCTCGAAGGCCTTGTCGAGCTTTCGGATACGATAAAGAGAGTCCGCCAGAGCTATAACCCCACACTCGAAGTCGAGGGCATACTGTTTACGATGTATGTCGAACGCTATAAGCTCACCGCACAGGTAACAGGGCAGGTGAGGAAGAAATTCGGCAAGCTCGTGTTCGATACAGTTATCCCGAGAAACGTTGCGATATCCGAAGCCCCCAGCTACGGCGAGCCGGTGATCTACTACGACAAAAAGTCAAAGGGCGCCAGAGCTTATGAGGAGCTTGCAAAGGAAATGATAAAGAGGGACCGTAAAAAGTCCGTAAAACCTAAGAAAAACTAA